CAATTACCAAAAAAGAACTAGCCCGCCTATTTAATGCCTTCCCTCCTCACCCATCCCCTCAACATTTTCTATCTCACCGGCGTGCAAAGTTCGCATGCGACTTTACTGAATACAGGTAAAAAAAACTATCTCATTACCGATGGCCGCTACATTGAAAAAGCACAAAAAAAATCACGTTTCAAGAATTTTTCCGCCATCGATCCCAAAAATGATTATAAAAAAACCATCCAATCCCTTCTTAAAAAACACAAAATCAACACCCTCGAATACGAAGATCATCGCCTGACGGTCAAAAATTTCAACATTCTCAAAAAAACCGCACGTGGACTTGGAATAAAATGGAAGCCGATCCAACATCCCATCGAAGAACTGCGCGCCATCAAATCCGCGAGCGAACTCAAAGCCATCCAAACCGCCCAACACCTCACTGATCAAATTTTTTATTCAATAAGAACAATTTTGCGCCAAGGAATGGCAGAAATTGAGATTGCAAATTTCATCAAAAAGAAAACATTTGACCACTTAAACGCCTCCCTCGCCTTCGAACCCATCGTGGCCTTTGGTCAAAACACGTCCATCCCCCACCACGACGCGAGTTTAAAAAAACTCAAAAAAGGCGAAATCATTCTCGTGGACATGGGCGTGGCCTACCACGGATACGCTTCAGATATGACGCGCATGATTTTCACAAAAACGCCGACGGAACAAGAAGAAAAAATCTACAATCTGGTGCTGTTGGGACAAAAAACCACGTTCGATGCGCTCCGTCCCGAAGTCATGGCAAAAACCTTAGACACAAAAGTACGCCGCGTGTTCAAAAAAGCCGGCTATCCGACCCAATTCACGCACAGCTTAGGCCACGGCGTGGGCCTCGAAATCCATGAAATGCCATCCCTGTCCGCCAAAAGCAAAACCATACTCAAACCCAACATGGTCGTGACCTTGGAACCGGGCCTGTATTTCCCCGGAGAATTTGGGGTACGGATTGAAGATTTAGTACTCGTCACTGCTACCGGCGCCAAAACACTCACAAAAACGTCAAAAGAAATCTCACTCACGTGCCTCTAATCTTCCTCCATTTTTAATATTGATGGAATAACCAATCTAGTTCGTCTAGTATGTCCATCCACTCTATTTGCCCTATCCAATTGTTCTGCCTCAAATCTGTGCTGGGCAGCATTAACCTCTTTATCAGATGGCTTTGGCTCTTCCCCATAAAGGTCTTCATAGCTTTCAAAATTCCCAGTGAAATTATCATCCTCATAAAAATCATCCCATACATCAGGCATAAACCATTAGTTTAAAAATAAAACTAATTTTAAGATACCCCCCCCCTAAAAAATGTCAACTACGCACGCAACGAAGTGAAGCGCTCTTCCCAATATCTCCGATCCACACTATGAGCAATTTGATGATGTTCTCGGCACAGCGGTGCCATATATCGAGGATCATGCGTATGCGCCAGCGCGAACCGTTGTGAATGATGAATGGTTTGTGCGAGTTTTTGGCACGTTGGAATGGAACATTTTTGGCCGAATTCTTCCTTAAGGATGGATTTCACACGAACCGGAATATAGCGAGAGGCTGTCTCTGGTACATTTTGAGCAATCGCCTCTTTTTCCTGCTCAATTTTTTCGTTTCGTTGTTTTAAAAGTTCAAAAAGAATTTTATTCACGTCGTGTCCTTGCGCGTGGAGACGATTGAGCTCTGCGATGACTTCGTCGGAAAGGGAAAAATTTAAACTGTGCACGTGCACAGTTTTTACGTCAAATTGTGACTTATTTAAGCCATTTTTATCCTCAAAATCACTCTCTTTTATATAGAATTTTTCGTCTCGCACAAGAGTTTCGATTGCCGCACATGGAAGTTTTTTAACTTTTTCCGCCAACTCCTTTTCATTTTCCACTGTCGCGATCGAAGCCACGCGCGCCAACTTATTTACGCTCACGCGCCCTTCCACGAGCAAATTTCTCAAAATCGGCTTATCCTCGAATCGTTTTTCCAAACAAAGCACTCGACGAACCTGTTCCTCAGACAGTCCTGCCAACTTCGCCGCAAACTCAAAAATACTCGCACATCCGCGCTTTTCGTACAATTTTCTTTTATGAACCTCCGGCAAAAGCCCGATAAATCGCCTCCGCCACAACAGTGCCTGCCTGCCAAATTGATCGCAAAGCCGTAATAATTTTCCATCCGAAATTTTCGTGATTGAATTTTCCATAAATAACAGGTTAAATTGACGCTTGAATTTTATCAAAAATCAGCCCAAAAAGTCACGCCAAAAATGTCCATTTTATATGGCGAAAAACATAGAAATATTGCGAGGTGAGTATTTACTCACTACGCGCGGGGTGCAACGGAGTGCGCTTGTTACATGCCTTGTCGTTCCTCCCAATAATGCTCATCCACTCGCCCGGCCTGAAGATCTACGAAAAACTGATCATTCAACAATCCTTCCGAAAACTCCAACAGCCATTGCCTCATCAAAACAAATTTATCCCGCGGCCCCGGATACTCCATTAGCGGTAAATATTGATCTTCAAAAAAACGCGGATCCTCCAAATTCATCAACATGCGAGCATATTCCGCTTGATCCTCATTCACTCGAAAAGGATCCACCGCAGAAGGATGATCCAAAGAATACCATTGAGGATTATTTCGCTTTGAAGCCTGACGATTTTTTTCTGCCCAAATCCAATACTCAGCCTCATCTTCAGGCATACGCCCAAAAGAATCTATGCGATGAAAAATTTCATGAGATAAAGGCCAACTTCGAACAAGATAAAAAGTAGATCTATCTAAAGGCATCACTCCTGCAGCCCCTTTCCCATCTTCCAAATCCTTCATATATCCACTCCATATAAGAGTTCTCAATCCCAACTTTTTAAAAACCTCAGGTGGCCATTTGGCCAATTGGGCCTTGAGTTCAATCATGTCGCGATAAAAAGCTCTATCAGAACCACCATAAGGGGACAACTGATAATAGTGCTCTAAGGTGTTATCAACTGACTCTAGAGTTTGATCAACTGTTTTAAAAACCTCAATTCCATAACGCTCAAAAAACTCCTCCTCAAAATGGATTTTTTCAAATATAGGCTTTTTAGCCTCCTCCATATTTCTTTGCCACTGACGGTCAGCTTGTCTTTGAATTTTCTTACGATGTCTTATTTCTTTTCTTGAGGGTTTATCGTCTTCTGCCACGCCTTCCGTGACCCCCATCGAAGCATCATGAAAATCCTGAGATTCCACCATGGGCGCGATCGAAGGTTCCTCTCCCCGTGCCTCAGGCATGGATGGAGCAAACAATAGAGTTGTCGTCAACAAACTGGATCGTAATAAATTCATAAAAAACCGAGCAAAAATCTAAGTATGCATAAAATCATATTTTAAGATTTATGTCAAACAAAAACCGCGTGCATTTTTCATCAAATCAGCCTAAAATTTCCCCCGTTTTCCTAACTCCTAAACGATACCTCCTAATCCCTTTCCTATGTGTGGCATCTTTGGCTATTTCGGTCCTCTCAATAACGCAGCGGAACTCGCACTCGAAGGCCTCAAAAACCTCGAATATCGCGGCTACGACTCCTGGGGCGTGGCGGCAAAACTGGAATCCGGAGAAATTCGGATGGAAAAACATGTGGGAAAAATTTCCGACGTCAAAGAATTTGGCAAAGAACTCAAAGGTCAAATCACCCACCTCGCCATCGGCCACACGCGCTGGGCCACGCACGGCGGCGTAACGCAAAAAAACGCCCATCCTCATCTCAGCAAAAATGGCGAATTCGTGCTCGTGCACAACGGCATCATCGAAAACTTCCGAGAACTGCGCAAAGAACTCCAAGGCAAAGGTTATGAATTCCTTTCCGAAACCGACACCGAAACCGCCGTCCATCTCATCGAACATTACAGCGACGAAGGATTCGAAACCGCGGTTCAAAAAGCCGTGAATCGACTCGAGGGCCGCTACGCCATTCTCGTGCTTCACGACAACACCCTGATCGCGGCTCGCAAAGGCTCGCCCCTCATCATCGGCATCGGCAACCTAAAAAACGAATTTTTCATCGGCTCCGATGTCCCGGCCTTCCTCAAATACACCAATCGCGTCATGTACCTCGACGACGACCAAATGGTGATGATGAACAAAGACGGCATTCGATTCAAAACCGTTTCACAGGGAACTCCCATCGAAAAACGCGAAATCAAACTCAATCTCACTCAACAAAGCGCGGAAAAAGGCGCGTACGCCCATTTCATGATCAAAGAAATCATGGAGCAAAAAGAAACCTTGAGTCGCGCCATCAACCAAGACCCAATTCTCATTGAAAAACTGGCGCAAGCCATTCGTGAAGCAAAAGGCACGTTCTTGATCGGATGCGGGACCGCTGGAAAAGTCGCCTTAACCGGCTCGTATCTTTTCTCCTCAGTTGCAAAAAAACACATCAACTTCGCATTCGGCTCCGAATTCACGAGTTTTCAAGAATTTTTAACCGACAAAACGCTCCTCATCGCCATTTCCCAAAGCGGCGAAACCGCGGACACGCTCGAAGCCATTGAAATCGCCAAAGAAAAAGGCGTCAAAATCGCCTGCATCGTGAATGTGGAAAGTTCAACCATGGCTCGATTTTCCGACATCGTGATCCCGCTCAAAGTCGGGCCGGAAAAAGCCGTGGCCTCCACCAAAGCCACCACCGCGCAAATGGCCATCCTGACTCTCCTCGCCTACGCCACCGCCAATCGGTTAGAAGAAGGCAAACAACTCCTCATTCGCACAGCCGGAGAAATCAACGACATGTTGAACCCGCGCTACGAAGAGCACATCGCCAAAATCGCGGAAAGTATGAAAAACGTGGAAAGCATGTACATCATTGGAAAAGGCCTCAACTATCCCATGGCCCTCGAAGCTGCCATCAAACTGCAAGAAGTTTCGTACATCCACGCCGAAGGGTTTGCCGGAGGCGAATTGAAACACGGGCCCATTGCCCTGATCTCACAAGGCACGCCCTGCCTCACGATTGTGGCCAACGACGCCACTCGCGCCGACATCCTCGGCAATGCCATGGAGGTCAAGGCCCGCGGCGGACGCATCATCGGTGTTTCTCCCGAGAATTCCGAAATTTTCGACGACTGGATCCGCGTCCCGGACGTGGGCGACACCTCGCCGATCGTGAACATCATTCCCATTCAAATCCTCGCCTACCACCTGGCCATCAAACGCCAAAACAACCCGGACATGCCGAGAAATCTGGCGAAGAGTGTGACAGTGAAATAACACGCACGAAGCAAAGCGAAGTGCACTCCCCCGCACCCGCATTTAATTTTCAAAAGAGTGGCTTTTCCTTTTACGCAAATTTGTCGAACCCAAATAAATCTGTTATAATATTCATAATGAAAAAAAACACCAAAATCGTTTGCACCCTTGGCCCGAGTTCGGATGATATTTCAGAGCTCGAACCCATGATAATCGCAGGCATGAATGTCGCACGCCTCAATTTTTCGCATGGAGATTATGAACACATGAAAAAAATCTTCGCCAATCTGAGAAAAGCGGAAAAGAACACCGGGAAAACCATCGCCATCCTTCAAGATCTCCAGGGCCCCAAAATTCGTCTCGGCCTTCTTCCCGAACAAGGAGTGCCGGTCAAACACGGCCAACGCGTGATTTTTTCAACCGGGACTGACACGTTCAAACCTGGCCCCATCGCGACCTTTCCGGTTCAATATAAAAATCTTCACAACGACGTCAAAAAAGGCGATCTCATCCTCGTGGACGACGGCTATTTTGAGCTCAAAGTCGAGAAAAAAGACGGACGAAACATTTACTGCCACGTGCAAAACGGCGGCGTTTTTAAAAGCCACAAAGGCATCAACTGCCCCACGGCCTCAATCAGCGCCAAAGCGCTTTCCACAAAAGATAAAGAAGATCTCGCGTTCGGCGTCAAACAAGGCATCGATTACGTGGCGCTTTCATTCGTGAAAAATGCGAAAGACATCGAAGAATTGCGCGCCTTACTCGTTCGCTACAAAGCCCCGCACGTCAAAATCATTGCCAAAATCGAACGCCGCGAAGCCATTGAACCCGAAACCCTCGAAGCCATTGCCCAAGCCGCGGACGGATTGATGGTGGCCCGAGGCGATCTCGGCATCGAAATCCCGGCTGAACAGGTTCCGATTGTTCAAAAAGAAATCGTGCGTTACGGATTGTTGTACGCAAAACCCGTGATCATTGCCACGCAAATCCTTGAATCCATGATCAAAAGCCCCCGCGCCACCCGCGCGGAAATCAGCGACGCGGCCACCGCCATTTTTGAACACGCGGACGCCCTCATGCTTTCCGGCGAAACCTCGGTCGGCGATTATCCGGTGGAAGCGGTTCGCACGCTTTCCAAAGTCGCCCGCGCCACCGAACACGCGCTCCACGGAAAAGAGCACCTTCTCTCCAATCATCTCGTGGCCATTGACATGCACATCACGGACGCCACCTGTTACAACGCCGCGCTCCTCGCCAAACACATCCAAGCGGATTGCATCGTGGTTCTCACCCGCACCGGCTACACCGCGCGCCAGATCATGAAGCACCGCCCCTCAACCCCAACGATTGTTATCACTTACGATCCTCAAGTCAAAAAAGAACTCGAGCTCATCTGGGGCTTGAACGACATTCTGGTTCTCGAAAATCGCATTGAATCCGCAGCCGAAGCCGCCAAACGCGTTCCCTCCCTCCTCAAACCTCTCGGCGTGATCAAACCCAACCGCGAACTCGTGATCGTGAATGCCGGGAAAAGGCACAATTTTATTACGACTGTGGTGGTGTAAACATGCTATAATCCCTGCATGCGCATCCTAGGAATCGACCCCGGTCTGGCCACCATCGGATTTGGCGTGATTGAAAAGGGGAAAACCCGCCTTCACATGCTCACTTGCGGGCATATTTCCACCCCCAAAACGCTCTCCACTGTGGACCGGCTCAACGAAATCGCGACAGACATCGAGGCGCTTTGCCAAACGTGGAAACCCGATGTGTGCGCCATTGAAGAAATTTATTTCAGCAAAAATGTGACCACCGCCATCCGTGTGGCCGAAGCCCGCGGCGTTATCTTGCAAACCCTAACTCGATCAGGGTATTCTGTTCACGAATACAATCCGCAAAAGATTAAAATTGCGCTCACCGGCGACGGCAAAGCCGACAAAGCGCAAATGCAAAAAATGATCACCCTGATTTTGGAGCTCAAGGAAGTGCCAAAACCCGATGATGCCGCAGACGCGCTTGCGATTGCACTGTGCCATGCCAATACCAGACATTAAATCTCCCCTCCATGAAACGTTTCATCCTCGGCCTTCTCCTCTCTTCCATCATCGTATTCGGAACCGTGTACGGGACCGTGCTCAACCCGACTCTTTTATCGAATCTCTTGAATGCCTTCCATTCCAACGATAATACAACTGACAATCCGACTGAACAAACCACCCCAACCGACATCCCCGAAACACCCACTTCCTCCAACCCCGACTATCTCAAACGCATCACCAAAGGCGACACGCTTTTCGAGGGCGGCTACTTCGATCTTGCCATCACTGAGTATCAATTCGCAGTCCAACTCGAACCCACCTCCAGCGAAGCGTTTTACAAACTCGGGCAAGCCTACTTTTACAACGCCGATTATGAAAACGCACGAATTCCTCTTGAAGAAGCCCTAAAAACCGATCCGACCAACGAAGAAATGCAACTTTTCTACGGAAAAAATCTCATCGAACTCCAAGACATCGAAGGGGCCAAGGCTCATTTCCTTTCCCTCACTTCCACCTCCCCGACCGTGCTGTATTACAAAGGGATTTTTGCCGCGTACGATGGAAACTACGAAGACGCAAAAAATAATTTCACCGCCGTGGTAACCGATGGCAATGATAAAACGCTCGTGGATTATGCCACCTCTTATCTCAATGCCATGGCTGAATTCGATTTGGCCCAAGATTCTCCGGAAAGTTATAAAAAAACACTCATCGGGCAATGTTTGGTTGAAACCAACGAACCCACGCTGGCCATCACTCTCCTTTACAACGTGCTCCGCGACGAACCCGATTATCGCGATGCGTGGATTTTGCTCGGGTATGCGTATTTGAATCAAGAAAAATACACGGATGCCGAAGATGCCCTGCTCAAAGCCATTGAAATGGATCCCACCAAGGCGGAAACGCGCTTTTACTTGGGTTTAAGTTATTTTGGATTGGAAGAAATGGCCTCCGCAATCACTCAATTTGAACTCGCGTTGCAAAGTGGGTACGAGCCCAAGGTTCAAGTGTATCAAAAAATTGGAGATGCGGCTGTGCTATTGGGAGATTACGCCAAAGCCGCAGAAGCGTATGAAAACGCGATCGCACTCAATTCCGATGATGTCACTTTGTTCATTCGCCCGGTATGGATTTATCTCGACCACCTCAACAATATTGAACGCGCATTAGAACTCAGCCAACAAGCCATCACCGCGCATCCGGACAATGCCATGGGCTACAATCTCAAAGGCTGGGCCGAAACCTATGCCAACGATTACACCGCCGCGGAACAAGATTTGAGTTATGCCTTGATTTTAGACCCGAATTTAGCTGCCGCTCATCTTAATTTCGGACGATTATACGAAGCTCAAGGCAACCTCGATGCAGCCAAAGAAAGCTACAAACGCGCCTACACCCTCGATCCTGCCGGGTCTATCGGAGGAACGGCCGCAGATAAATACAATGCACTCGTGGCAAAAGAGCAAGAAGCCGCGGAAACAGTAATTTAAAATTCATAATCTCTAATTACCCCCTCCCCCATGCCCCCCTCCCTCTTCTACCCCATTCTCTTTGTCCTCGGCCTTTTGTTCGGTAGTTTTTTAAGCGCTGCGATTTATCGAATTCATAATAAAAAACCCGGGCTCATCGGAGGCTCTTCCATGTGCCCCAAATGCCAAAAACGGCTTCTCGCCCACGACTTAATCCCTCTTCTCAGCTACATTTGGCTCTTCGGCAAATGTCGCCACTGCAAACGCCCGATCTCCTGGTACTATCCCGCCTTGGAACTCACCACCGCCCTCGTATTTATTACGGTTGGAGCGTTTCATCTCGCGCCTCTCCCTCTTTATCTTTTCTACGCCCTGGTTCTCGTTTTCATCTTCTTTTACGACCTCCTATACATGGAAGTACCGGACCAAATCTTAATCCCCGCCATCGTGATCGCGGGGTTGGGCCTGTTTTATCCCGGAATCATGGTCGGGCCCAAAGAAGCCTTGATCGGTGCCGGTGGATTAACCGTCTTTTTTCTATTACAAATTCTCATTTCCAAAGGGAAATGGCTCGGCGGCGGAGACCTGCGCATCGGACTTTTCATGGGATTAATTTTAGGCTGGAAACTCGTGCTCCTTGCCACCTTTCTCGCGTACCTGCTCGGCTCCATCATCAGCATCGGCTTGCTGCTTTCCGGAAAAGTCACCCGAAAAACCATGGTGCCCTTCGGCCCCTTTTTAGTTTTGGGAACTTTTGTCGCGCTCTTTTATGGCGACACCATCATTTCGTGGTATCTCAATTTTGTTCTAGCACGCACGTAGCGCAGCGGAGTGCGCTCCCCCAAGACCCGAGCAAAGCAAGGGTCTCCCCTATCCCGCATTTTCTCCCCTGACTTCACTAAAGAGCTCATTCAAAAAAGTGTGCACGTGCACACTTTTCGCCTCAAATAATGGCTCAAAAAAGCCATT
The genomic region above belongs to Candidatus Gracilibacteria bacterium and contains:
- a CDS encoding Xaa-Pro peptidase family protein; this translates as MPSLLTHPLNIFYLTGVQSSHATLLNTGKKNYLITDGRYIEKAQKKSRFKNFSAIDPKNDYKKTIQSLLKKHKINTLEYEDHRLTVKNFNILKKTARGLGIKWKPIQHPIEELRAIKSASELKAIQTAQHLTDQIFYSIRTILRQGMAEIEIANFIKKKTFDHLNASLAFEPIVAFGQNTSIPHHDASLKKLKKGEIILVDMGVAYHGYASDMTRMIFTKTPTEQEEKIYNLVLLGQKTTFDALRPEVMAKTLDTKVRRVFKKAGYPTQFTHSLGHGVGLEIHEMPSLSAKSKTILKPNMVVTLEPGLYFPGEFGVRIEDLVLVTATGAKTLTKTSKEISLTCL
- the glmS gene encoding glutamine--fructose-6-phosphate transaminase (isomerizing), whose protein sequence is MCGIFGYFGPLNNAAELALEGLKNLEYRGYDSWGVAAKLESGEIRMEKHVGKISDVKEFGKELKGQITHLAIGHTRWATHGGVTQKNAHPHLSKNGEFVLVHNGIIENFRELRKELQGKGYEFLSETDTETAVHLIEHYSDEGFETAVQKAVNRLEGRYAILVLHDNTLIAARKGSPLIIGIGNLKNEFFIGSDVPAFLKYTNRVMYLDDDQMVMMNKDGIRFKTVSQGTPIEKREIKLNLTQQSAEKGAYAHFMIKEIMEQKETLSRAINQDPILIEKLAQAIREAKGTFLIGCGTAGKVALTGSYLFSSVAKKHINFAFGSEFTSFQEFLTDKTLLIAISQSGETADTLEAIEIAKEKGVKIACIVNVESSTMARFSDIVIPLKVGPEKAVASTKATTAQMAILTLLAYATANRLEEGKQLLIRTAGEINDMLNPRYEEHIAKIAESMKNVESMYIIGKGLNYPMALEAAIKLQEVSYIHAEGFAGGELKHGPIALISQGTPCLTIVANDATRADILGNAMEVKARGGRIIGVSPENSEIFDDWIRVPDVGDTSPIVNIIPIQILAYHLAIKRQNNPDMPRNLAKSVTVK
- the pyk gene encoding pyruvate kinase — its product is MKKNTKIVCTLGPSSDDISELEPMIIAGMNVARLNFSHGDYEHMKKIFANLRKAEKNTGKTIAILQDLQGPKIRLGLLPEQGVPVKHGQRVIFSTGTDTFKPGPIATFPVQYKNLHNDVKKGDLILVDDGYFELKVEKKDGRNIYCHVQNGGVFKSHKGINCPTASISAKALSTKDKEDLAFGVKQGIDYVALSFVKNAKDIEELRALLVRYKAPHVKIIAKIERREAIEPETLEAIAQAADGLMVARGDLGIEIPAEQVPIVQKEIVRYGLLYAKPVIIATQILESMIKSPRATRAEISDAATAIFEHADALMLSGETSVGDYPVEAVRTLSKVARATEHALHGKEHLLSNHLVAIDMHITDATCYNAALLAKHIQADCIVVLTRTGYTARQIMKHRPSTPTIVITYDPQVKKELELIWGLNDILVLENRIESAAEAAKRVPSLLKPLGVIKPNRELVIVNAGKRHNFITTVVV
- the ruvC gene encoding crossover junction endodeoxyribonuclease RuvC is translated as MRILGIDPGLATIGFGVIEKGKTRLHMLTCGHISTPKTLSTVDRLNEIATDIEALCQTWKPDVCAIEEIYFSKNVTTAIRVAEARGVILQTLTRSGYSVHEYNPQKIKIALTGDGKADKAQMQKMITLILELKEVPKPDDAADALAIALCHANTRH
- a CDS encoding tetratricopeptide repeat protein — protein: MKRFILGLLLSSIIVFGTVYGTVLNPTLLSNLLNAFHSNDNTTDNPTEQTTPTDIPETPTSSNPDYLKRITKGDTLFEGGYFDLAITEYQFAVQLEPTSSEAFYKLGQAYFYNADYENARIPLEEALKTDPTNEEMQLFYGKNLIELQDIEGAKAHFLSLTSTSPTVLYYKGIFAAYDGNYEDAKNNFTAVVTDGNDKTLVDYATSYLNAMAEFDLAQDSPESYKKTLIGQCLVETNEPTLAITLLYNVLRDEPDYRDAWILLGYAYLNQEKYTDAEDALLKAIEMDPTKAETRFYLGLSYFGLEEMASAITQFELALQSGYEPKVQVYQKIGDAAVLLGDYAKAAEAYENAIALNSDDVTLFIRPVWIYLDHLNNIERALELSQQAITAHPDNAMGYNLKGWAETYANDYTAAEQDLSYALILDPNLAAAHLNFGRLYEAQGNLDAAKESYKRAYTLDPAGSIGGTAADKYNALVAKEQEAAETVI
- a CDS encoding prepilin peptidase, with the translated sequence MPPSLFYPILFVLGLLFGSFLSAAIYRIHNKKPGLIGGSSMCPKCQKRLLAHDLIPLLSYIWLFGKCRHCKRPISWYYPALELTTALVFITVGAFHLAPLPLYLFYALVLVFIFFYDLLYMEVPDQILIPAIVIAGLGLFYPGIMVGPKEALIGAGGLTVFFLLQILISKGKWLGGGDLRIGLFMGLILGWKLVLLATFLAYLLGSIISIGLLLSGKVTRKTMVPFGPFLVLGTFVALFYGDTIISWYLNFVLART